ATCGTGGCGGCCACCAATGTCGTTAGCGTCGAGTCCATTACCAAGGCGGTCCTTAACCGCGTTCCCCCCGGCACCGAGGATGTTAACAAACGCGCCCTCGAACTAGGTATGAGCTTGCTGCGCAAGGAGTAATCCTCCTGGCGCGGCAAGTATCATAAATCAAAAAAAGGAGGAATATAAAAACCATGCAAAAGGTGACTGTGACCACCGCCCAGCCACCGCAAGAATCGTTTGCCAAACGCTACGGCCTAATCATCGGACTTATTGCACTCCTCGCCATCATTCTGCTGCCGGCGCCCGCCGGTCTGCCGGTAGCAGGGCAGCGGATGCTCGGCATCCTCGTCTTCTCCGTTATTGTCTGGATGACCGACGCTATTTCTTATCCCGTGAGCGCCGCTGTCATCATGACCCTTATGGCCTTTCTGCTCGGTATTTCCCCGGATGTAGCCGATCCGAAAAAAGTAATTGGCACCAGTAAAGCCCTGACCATGGCTTTAGGCGGGTTTAGCAATACCGCTTTGGCGCTGGTCGGCGGCGCTCTCTTCCTGTCGGCTGCCATGACGCAAACCGGCCTTGACAAGCGGATTGCGCTTTTCGTCTTGTCGAAAGTCGGCGCCAAGACCAACCGCGTGCTCGCCGGCGTAATCTTTGTCGGTTTTATCCTCAGCTTTTTCGTGCCCAGCACCACGGCCCGCGTAGCATGTCTGGTGCCAATTGTCATGGGCATGATTAAAGCCTTTGGCGTTAACCAAAAAAGCGCTTTTGCCGGCGTTATGATGATTGCCACCGCCCAAGCCGACAGCCTCTGGAACGTGGGCATCAAAACCGCCGCGGCCCAAAACTTAATCGCCCTGGGCTTCATCGAAAAACAGCTTGGCGTATACATCACCTGGCTTGATTGGTTTATCGCCGCCGCGCCTTTTTCCGCCATCATGTCCGTTGTTCTCTATTATGTTCTGCTTAAACTAATGCCGCCCGAAATGGATGAAATCCCCGGCGGCAAAGAAGCAGTAGCCAAAGAGTTGGCGGCGCTTGGTCCCATGAAAACCGACGAGAAGAAACTGCTGGCTCTCTCGCTCATCCTCCTCTTTTTCTGGTCAACTGAAAAAATCGTTCATCCGTTCGATACTTCGACCACTACTATTGCTGCCATCACGCTCATGCTGCTGCCCGGCATCGGCGTCATGACCTGGAAAGACGCCCAGGCTAAAATTCCCTGGGGTACCTTAATCCTGTTCGGCGTCGGCATCAGCTTGGGTTCCGCCATTCTGTCCACCAAAGCGGCAGCCTGGCTCGCAAAAATTATCGTCAGCATGTTCGGCCTGGAAACCATGTCTAGTCTGGTCATCCTTGCCGTTTTAGCCGCCTTCCTGATCATCATTCACCTCGGCTTTGCCAGCGCCACCGCCCTAGCTGCCGCTATGATTCCCATCATTATTTCCATCCTCCAAGGTGTCAAAACGCCTGGCATTAATATCGTCGGTATGACGATGGTCCTCCAGTATGTCGTCAGCTTCGGCTTTATCTTGCCGGTAAACGCGCCGCAGAATATGATCGCTTACGGTACGGAAACGTTCGAAGTCCGGGACTTCATCCGCACCGGTATTCCGTTGACCATTATCGCCTATGCGCTTATTGTCCTGATGGGCGCCACCTACTGGAAATGGCTGGGAATTGTCAGCTAAATATTAGGCACATTAAACGGCCGGGAGCAGCCACTGCTGCGCCCGGCCTTGTTATTTCAGACCTATAATGCTTTTTAAAACTTTAGTCTTGGTCCGGCTTACCGGTACTTCGTCCTGCCGGCAGTCATCCATCCGCAAGAGATAAGAGCCATGAAACCAGGGAATTATTTCCCTTACCATGTCAAGGTTGACAATATACTGCCGGTGAACCCGCAAAAAATTGCTGCCGGCCAGGATATTTTCGATTTCCTGCAGGGTCAGCGCTGTCATATATTCATTGGTTTTGGTGCGGACGAACACATCTTTGTCTTTTACATAGGCCAGCGCGATTTCGCTTTTATCCAAGGGGATAATCTTACCGCCGGCGGTAACGCAAATCTTGCTAACCGCCGCCGGTCTATTATCCGCCTGGGGTATGCGTTCGATGAGACGGCGGACTTTGCCCATCAGCCGGGCGAGTTTATCTTCCATAATTGGTTTGGTTATGTAACCCACCGCGGGCGTATCAAACGCCTCAAGGGCATGTTCCTGAAAGGCCGTGACAAAAACAACTAAGGGCGCAGTGCGCAGCACGCTCAGGCGTTTGGCAAACTCGAGCCCGGACAGACCTGGCATTTTTATATCGGCAAACACGAGGTCGCAGCCTTGTTCGCCAATATAGTCCAGTGCCTCGACCGGATTGGTAAATTTGGCCGCCACGTCAATGTCTATATGCTGCTTTAACAGGTACTCAATCTCATCGCAGATGGGCTGCTCGTCATCGACAATTACCGTCTTAACCCGCATGCGCCAAATCCCTCCCTTCATACGGAAGAACGATTCGGGCGGTTGTCCCTTGCCCAAGCGTGCTCTCGATGGTCAGGCCATACTCTTTCCCGTAAATTCCCGTTAACCGTTTATGAACATTGCGGATACCAATGCCTTGTCCTTCCCCGGCCAAAATAAGCCGCAGCTTTTCCGCCGGCACCCCAACGCCATTGTCCCTTACATCAATGACAACGGTTCGGTCCTGTCGGTAAGCGGCAATAGTAAGAACACAATGGCTTAGTTTAGGAAACAGACCGTGCTGAACGGCGTTTTCCACCAGCGGCTGCAGCGTCAGCAGCGGGATAGGCACGTCAAGCACCTGCGGGTCGAGGTCGGTGATGACGGTCAGGCGGGAGCCGAACCGCGCCTTTACAATTTCCAAATAAGCCGCTATCCCTTCCATTTCTTCTTTCAAGGTGATAAAATCCTGCCGCTCGGCAAAGCTGTGGCGCAACATTGTCGCCAGGTGGCCGAGAAGGCTGCGCGCCGTGTCAGGGTTTGTCCGGCAGAAGGACATGATAATGTTAATGGTATTAAACAAAAAGTGCGGATTAATTTGGGCCTGGAGCGCCTTTAGTTCAGCCTTTTCCCGCATCTTCCGCTGGCAATCAACTTCGGCCAGTTCAATTTGCACGGACAAAAGGTGGGCGATACCCTCGGCGATGCGAATGTCGACTTCGGTAATGCCGTTTGGCACCGCCCGGTTGAGTTTGACCGTACCGATAACGGCGCCATTGACCACCAGCGGGGCAACGACGCTTGACTGCAGCGGACACCCGGCCACCGGACAGCCCTGTTCCTGGGCGGTGTGCACGATATGCAGCGTCCCGCTGATAATGGTCTGTTTGGTTGACTGGGTCATAATCGGCTCGCCTGGTTTGTGGTGGTCAGCCCCTTTGCCGACAAAGGCGAGCACCTGCTCCCGGTTGCTGATGGAGACGGCATCCATCCCGGTGAATGCAAAAATAATTTCCGCCGTTTTCTGCGCCGACTCCATGGTCAGGCCATGCCGTAAAAAGGGCAACGTCCGGCTGGCGATTTCCAGCGACAGCTGGGCCGCTTTCGCCCCATGCAGTTCTTGCTCGGTTTTGATGTCCTTCAAAATCAGCATAAAAACTACTGTACCCAACATAGTCACTACCGTGGTCGGCACCGCAATGGCCTTTTCCAGCGCCCATGCCGCTGCAAACGGTTTGGCCAAAAGCAGCACCATTCCCTTTTGCAGGCCTTCGGCAGCTAAGGCCAGCAGGGCAGCCTTTTTCCAGTTAATACCGTGCAGGCCGTATTTCTGCCGCGCCATACCGGCCATCAGTCCGCCCAGCAACGTGGCGGCGCCGCAGATTTCGGCCGTAAACCCGCCAATCAGATAACGATGCAGGCCGCTGATAAAGCCAATGCTAAGCCCCACCCACGGTCCGCCCATGATGCCGCCCATGATGGTGCCGACCAGGCGGGTATTGGCCAACGCGCCTTCGACCGGAACCCCGGTATAAGTGCCCAGAATGGACAAAACCGAAAAAATAATGGTCAGGGTCAGCCAGCAGCGTGGCGCCGTCGGCCGTTCGGCACAGCTGGCGATATAGCGGTTGCGGCCGATAAAATTGGCGGTCATGGCCAGCAGCGCCATGTCGCCCATCAGTTCCAAAATAAGTTCAAATTTCATCACACCACCATGACATTAAAAGTATCGTGCCCAAGCAAATGATCGCGCAAATTTCAATTCTAATCATTATTATTGTAACGCCGCCGCCGCACCAGTGACAAGGTGAACAGCCCATAAAATATATGCCAATAAAATCGCCGCCGCACTAAATCAATGCGCGACGGCTAAATTAACGCCATTAGAGGAAATATTGGACGCCGGCGGCAAAAATTCCCTGGTCCTTATCACCCGGCACATTGATGGCCACATAGCGGCCGATCCGCTCGGAATGAGCCATTTTGCCAAGCACCCGCCCGTCAGG
This window of the Sporolituus thermophilus DSM 23256 genome carries:
- a CDS encoding LytR/AlgR family response regulator transcription factor, whose translation is MRVKTVIVDDEQPICDEIEYLLKQHIDIDVAAKFTNPVEALDYIGEQGCDLVFADIKMPGLSGLEFAKRLSVLRTAPLVVFVTAFQEHALEAFDTPAVGYITKPIMEDKLARLMGKVRRLIERIPQADNRPAAVSKICVTAGGKIIPLDKSEIALAYVKDKDVFVRTKTNEYMTALTLQEIENILAGSNFLRVHRQYIVNLDMVREIIPWFHGSYLLRMDDCRQDEVPVSRTKTKVLKSIIGLK
- a CDS encoding LytS/YhcK type 5TM receptor domain-containing protein, which gives rise to MKFELILELMGDMALLAMTANFIGRNRYIASCAERPTAPRCWLTLTIIFSVLSILGTYTGVPVEGALANTRLVGTIMGGIMGGPWVGLSIGFISGLHRYLIGGFTAEICGAATLLGGLMAGMARQKYGLHGINWKKAALLALAAEGLQKGMVLLLAKPFAAAWALEKAIAVPTTVVTMLGTVVFMLILKDIKTEQELHGAKAAQLSLEIASRTLPFLRHGLTMESAQKTAEIIFAFTGMDAVSISNREQVLAFVGKGADHHKPGEPIMTQSTKQTIISGTLHIVHTAQEQGCPVAGCPLQSSVVAPLVVNGAVIGTVKLNRAVPNGITEVDIRIAEGIAHLLSVQIELAEVDCQRKMREKAELKALQAQINPHFLFNTINIIMSFCRTNPDTARSLLGHLATMLRHSFAERQDFITLKEEMEGIAAYLEIVKARFGSRLTVITDLDPQVLDVPIPLLTLQPLVENAVQHGLFPKLSHCVLTIAAYRQDRTVVIDVRDNGVGVPAEKLRLILAGEGQGIGIRNVHKRLTGIYGKEYGLTIESTLGQGTTARIVLPYEGRDLAHAG
- a CDS encoding DASS family sodium-coupled anion symporter; translation: MQKVTVTTAQPPQESFAKRYGLIIGLIALLAIILLPAPAGLPVAGQRMLGILVFSVIVWMTDAISYPVSAAVIMTLMAFLLGISPDVADPKKVIGTSKALTMALGGFSNTALALVGGALFLSAAMTQTGLDKRIALFVLSKVGAKTNRVLAGVIFVGFILSFFVPSTTARVACLVPIVMGMIKAFGVNQKSAFAGVMMIATAQADSLWNVGIKTAAAQNLIALGFIEKQLGVYITWLDWFIAAAPFSAIMSVVLYYVLLKLMPPEMDEIPGGKEAVAKELAALGPMKTDEKKLLALSLILLFFWSTEKIVHPFDTSTTTIAAITLMLLPGIGVMTWKDAQAKIPWGTLILFGVGISLGSAILSTKAAAWLAKIIVSMFGLETMSSLVILAVLAAFLIIIHLGFASATALAAAMIPIIISILQGVKTPGINIVGMTMVLQYVVSFGFILPVNAPQNMIAYGTETFEVRDFIRTGIPLTIIAYALIVLMGATYWKWLGIVS